In the genome of Hymenobacter taeanensis, one region contains:
- a CDS encoding ATP-binding response regulator encodes MKKILLIDDNEQDRMLYKRYLGKQSGHERFEITEASSGAEGVAMFRAQQPDCVLLDHNLLDTDGLTLLNDLKRLTPPDTLCVVMITGGGSESLAVRALNTGALDYLVKQQFDQELLYKTVVHAIEKNEWRQYMSRYHAQLQAVNQQLRESLEELTETRQQIQQANTQLTAANEEVRTRNQELRTTNEQLARTNADLDNFVYAASHDLRQPVHNLQGLFEELRRSATFHDPEASQMLRLMEESFSDLSTTITDLAAVVQAARPPGEQITEQVPLADLTADVLQTLRPQLQDAQANIQTDFSTLPEVEFVRSSLRTVLLNLVANAVKYRHPNRAAQVQLRSRRAGGYAVLEVQDNGLGLDLERHGAELFQLFRRFHPNAGEGTGVGLFLVNRLVQAEGGRVEVESVPEQGTTFRVFLPN; translated from the coding sequence CGACGATAATGAGCAGGACCGCATGCTGTACAAGCGGTACCTGGGCAAACAGTCTGGCCACGAGCGGTTTGAGATTACGGAAGCCTCCTCGGGCGCCGAGGGTGTGGCCATGTTCCGGGCCCAGCAGCCCGATTGTGTGCTGCTGGATCATAACCTACTGGATACGGATGGCTTAACGCTGCTCAATGACCTTAAGCGGCTTACCCCGCCCGATACCCTGTGCGTGGTGATGATTACGGGCGGTGGCAGTGAGTCTTTGGCCGTGCGGGCCCTTAACACGGGGGCCTTGGACTATCTGGTAAAGCAGCAGTTCGACCAGGAGTTGCTCTATAAGACGGTTGTTCACGCCATCGAGAAAAATGAGTGGCGGCAGTACATGAGCCGGTACCATGCGCAGTTGCAGGCCGTTAACCAGCAGTTACGCGAATCGTTGGAGGAGCTCACTGAAACCCGCCAGCAGATTCAGCAAGCTAACACGCAGCTTACTGCCGCCAATGAGGAAGTGCGCACCCGCAACCAGGAGCTGCGCACCACAAATGAGCAGCTGGCGCGTACCAACGCCGACCTCGATAACTTTGTGTACGCGGCCTCTCACGATTTGCGCCAGCCCGTGCATAACCTGCAAGGCTTGTTTGAGGAGCTGCGGCGCTCTGCCACCTTCCACGACCCGGAAGCCAGCCAGATGCTGCGGCTCATGGAGGAGTCGTTCAGTGACCTTTCCACCACCATTACCGATCTGGCGGCCGTAGTGCAGGCTGCCCGCCCACCCGGTGAGCAGATTACCGAGCAAGTACCGCTGGCCGACCTGACGGCCGACGTTCTGCAAACGTTACGCCCGCAGCTGCAGGATGCGCAGGCCAATATTCAAACGGACTTTTCTACTCTGCCCGAGGTGGAGTTTGTGCGCAGCAGCCTGCGCACGGTACTGCTCAACCTGGTAGCCAATGCCGTGAAATACCGTCACCCTAACCGGGCAGCGCAAGTACAGCTGCGTAGCCGGCGGGCCGGCGGGTACGCCGTGTTGGAGGTGCAAGACAATGGCCTAGGACTTGACCTGGAGCGGCACGGCGCCGAGCTATTCCAGCTGTTCCGCCGTTTCCATCCGAATGCCGGTGAAGGCACGGGCGTAGGCCTATTCCTGGTAAATCGCTTAGTACAAGCGGAGGGCGGGCGCGTGGAGGTAGAAAGCGTGCCGGAGCAAGGCACCACGTTCCGGGTATTTCTGCCAAACTAA
- a CDS encoding pirin family protein, whose amino-acid sequence MLDLVIDARPADLGNGFGVKRILPYRLRRMLGPFIFMDHAGPVQVAPELLPALDVLPHPHIGLSTVSYLFGGQVTHRDSLGVEQIIRPGEVNWMTAGSGIAHSERFEDPATLAGGALEMLQTWVALPTADEESAPAFSNYQPQKLPIFTEPGVWMRLIAGEAFGLRNSVKTHSPLFYLHVVLQAGARFGLPRGYPERGAYVVKGSLEVGGHRYGAGQLLVFTPGLDPVLVAAEATTLMLLGGEPLGERFIWWNFVSSSRERIEQAKADWQAGRIMLPPNDNHEFVPLPQDRTRPAGSGSPPPQALS is encoded by the coding sequence ATGCTAGATCTGGTAATTGATGCTCGCCCGGCTGACCTCGGTAACGGGTTTGGGGTAAAACGAATTTTGCCGTACCGTCTGCGACGCATGCTGGGGCCGTTTATTTTCATGGACCATGCCGGGCCCGTGCAAGTAGCTCCGGAGCTGCTGCCCGCCCTGGATGTGTTGCCTCATCCGCATATTGGCCTTTCTACGGTCAGCTACCTCTTTGGTGGGCAGGTAACCCACCGCGACAGCCTGGGCGTGGAGCAGATTATCAGGCCGGGGGAAGTGAATTGGATGACGGCCGGCAGCGGTATTGCGCACTCTGAGCGGTTCGAGGACCCCGCTACCCTGGCTGGCGGCGCCCTGGAAATGCTGCAAACCTGGGTGGCCCTACCCACCGCCGATGAAGAAAGCGCTCCAGCATTCAGCAATTACCAGCCCCAGAAACTGCCTATCTTTACTGAGCCAGGTGTATGGATGCGCCTGATTGCCGGCGAGGCATTTGGGCTCCGGAACAGCGTTAAAACTCACTCACCACTATTCTATCTGCACGTGGTGCTGCAGGCTGGTGCCCGCTTTGGCTTGCCCAGGGGGTATCCTGAGCGCGGGGCCTATGTGGTGAAGGGCAGCCTAGAAGTGGGCGGCCACCGCTATGGCGCCGGACAACTACTAGTGTTTACCCCCGGCCTCGACCCGGTGCTGGTGGCAGCGGAGGCCACTACGCTGATGTTGCTGGGCGGAGAGCCACTCGGCGAGCGGTTTATCTGGTGGAACTTTGTATCGTCGAGCCGGGAGCGGATAGAGCAGGCCAAGGCCGACTGGCAGGCCGGCCGCATTATGCTGCCTCCCAACGACAACCACGAGTTTGTGCCCCTACCCCAAGACCGTACGCGCCCGGCCGGCTCAGGGTCGCCGCCACCGCAGGCCCTGTCATAG
- a CDS encoding tyrosine-type recombinase/integrase, producing MATVSFHLKEPGADRPTAIYALLTIDRRHRVKVYTGQSIHPDRWNKADQRAQLRGKGNELNGHLNDALTGISERLLLAYAESLATGTLPTAAALREAAAPERPAEPDPVEAAGRGPQFWQRYEEWVNYTRAAGTVRTAQAHATAGRHLREFSDANGYAIDFDTLTPTVGDRWAAYLLNVAGLTDNTINKHLGRLKAFMKWAAKRGYTENTALDRVSWARREPDVIALSTAELAALENLPLPVGSRLDKARAWFLLACYTGLRYSDLVSIRPQHLRPATDKLPAHLRLTAQKTRAVVNVPLSARALDIVNRLLAGELATLKSQPITNPVLNRFLKELGPLAGIDSPVEVIRYRGGIADVTTCPKHEKLTVHTARRTFVTLNLGKGMSAEFVMKLTGHTSYKSFQRYVNLTPQRVAEEFAKFHEMPD from the coding sequence ATGGCTACTGTTTCATTCCACCTGAAAGAGCCGGGGGCAGACCGCCCGACGGCTATTTACGCCCTGCTCACCATTGACCGCCGACACCGTGTCAAAGTCTATACCGGGCAAAGCATTCACCCTGACCGCTGGAACAAGGCCGACCAACGCGCCCAGCTACGCGGCAAAGGCAATGAGCTGAACGGGCACCTGAACGATGCGCTGACCGGCATAAGCGAGCGGCTGCTACTGGCCTACGCCGAGAGCCTGGCTACCGGCACCCTGCCCACGGCCGCCGCCCTACGCGAAGCCGCCGCCCCTGAGCGCCCTGCCGAACCCGACCCCGTAGAAGCGGCTGGCCGTGGGCCGCAATTCTGGCAACGGTATGAGGAATGGGTGAACTACACCCGCGCCGCCGGCACCGTGCGCACGGCACAAGCCCACGCCACCGCCGGCCGGCACTTACGGGAGTTCAGCGACGCCAACGGCTACGCTATTGACTTCGACACCCTGACGCCCACCGTAGGCGACCGTTGGGCAGCCTATCTGCTGAATGTAGCCGGCCTGACCGATAACACCATCAACAAGCACCTGGGGCGGCTCAAAGCCTTTATGAAGTGGGCGGCTAAACGCGGCTACACCGAAAACACCGCCCTTGACCGCGTAAGCTGGGCGCGGCGGGAGCCGGACGTAATTGCCCTGAGCACCGCCGAGCTGGCCGCATTGGAAAACCTGCCTTTACCCGTTGGCTCCCGCCTCGACAAAGCCCGCGCCTGGTTTCTGCTGGCCTGCTATACTGGCCTACGGTATTCCGACCTGGTAAGCATCCGGCCCCAGCACCTACGGCCTGCCACTGATAAGCTGCCTGCCCACCTACGCCTGACTGCTCAGAAAACCCGCGCCGTAGTGAACGTGCCCCTGAGCGCCCGCGCCCTCGATATTGTGAACCGCCTGCTGGCCGGCGAACTAGCTACCCTGAAAAGCCAGCCCATCACCAACCCCGTGCTGAACCGCTTTCTAAAGGAGCTGGGGCCGCTGGCTGGCATAGATTCCCCCGTGGAAGTTATCCGCTACCGGGGCGGCATAGCCGATGTTACCACCTGCCCAAAACACGAAAAGCTGACCGTACACACCGCCCGCCGCACCTTTGTAACCCTGAACCTGGGCAAAGGCATGAGCGCCGAATTTGTCATGAAGCTAACCGGACACACGTCTTACAAATCCTTTCAGCGGTATGTAAACCTGACGCCCCAACGGGTTGCTGAAGAATTTGCTAAGTTTCACGAAATGCCGGATTAA